A part of Saimiri boliviensis isolate mSaiBol1 chromosome 11, mSaiBol1.pri, whole genome shotgun sequence genomic DNA contains:
- the NHLH2 gene encoding helix-loop-helix protein 2, whose translation MMLSPDQAADSDHPSSAHSDPESLGGADAKVLGSVSDLEPVEEAEGDGKGGSRAALYPHPQQLSREEKRRRRRATAKYRSAHATRERIRVEAFNLAFAELRKLLPTLPPDKKLSKIEILRLAICYISYLNHVLDV comes from the coding sequence aTGATGCTGAGCCCGGACCAAGCCGCAGATTCAGACCATCCCAGCTCGGCGCACTCGGATCCGGAGTCCTTGGGCGGCGCGGACGCCAAGGTGCTGGGCAGCGTGTCGGACCTGGAGCCGGTGGAGGAGGCCGAGGGCGACGGCAAGGGCGGCAGCCGGGCCGCGCTCTACCCGCACCCTCAGCAGCTGAGCCGCGAGGAGAAGCGCCGCCGCAGGCGCGCCACGGCCAAGTACCGCTCGGCCCACGCCACCCGCGAGCGCATCCGCGTGGAGGCCTTCAACCTGGCCTTCGCCGAGCTCCGAAAACTGCTGCCCACGCTGCCCCCGGACAAGAAGCTCTCCAAGATCGAGATCCTGCGCCTGGCCATCTGCTACATCTCCTATCTCAACCACGTCCTGGACGTGTAG